The Coffea eugenioides isolate CCC68of chromosome 8, Ceug_1.0, whole genome shotgun sequence genome has a segment encoding these proteins:
- the LOC113781341 gene encoding endoribonuclease YBEY, chloroplastic produces MLSRLSPFLRIVPPAHSQIAAEPMAAARALTFRLIPSLANSPHAPLSPSQNASSSRYPISLPLAPPLRYPSTSLYWQQQSSIFGPAAALSCKDDRRLFWSVSRGFGRVFASWREYRKARRKPAPPTARAKAKSKEKELELSVNICIEEQLPDDPEILDIAELLRVNVPMAMKLGLQGLKDSVYKTRDNSITDVGGFESVELSVLLCNDEFICKLNKEWRGEDHATDVLSMSQHVPELKLPVLMLGDIVISVETAARQAEERGHTLLDEIRILLVHGLLHLLGFDHEISDKAEAEMEKEEEHLLKSLGWKGKGLIQSAYDAETNGSPPLNYPDDRKREGSLRFYRPKFNFIFCDMDGTLLNSESQVSTSNATALKVAISRGVKIVIATGKTRPAVIRLLKKVDLAGKGGAISEFSPGIFLQGLLVYGRQGREIFRSNLDPNVCREASMYSLKHQIPLIAFSEDRCLTLFEHPLVDSLHTVYSEPKAEIIPTVDQLLAGGDIQKLIFLDSAEGVATTLRPYWAEATGDYASVVQAVPDMLEIVPSGTSKGRGVRLLLDHLGASPTEVMAIGDGENDVEMLELASLGVALSNGSEKAKAVADVVGLSNDEDGAADAIYRYAF; encoded by the exons ATGCTTTCTCGATTATCTCCTTTCCTCCGGATTGTGCCCCCCGCCCATTCTCAAATAGCCGCCGAGCCCATGGCGGCGGCGCGTGCTCTTACGTTTCGCCTCATTCCCTCGCTGGCCAATTCTCCTCATGCGCCTCTCTCTCCTTCGCAAAATGCCTCCTCCTCCAGGTATCCTATCTCTCTTCCTCTTGCTCCTCCGCTCCGTTATCCTTCTACGTCGCTTTATTGGCAGCAGCAGTCCTCGATTTTTGGGCCGGCTGCTGCATTGAGCTGCAAGGACGACAGAAGGCTGTTCTGGAGCGTTTCTCGAGGATTCGGTAGAGTTTTCGCTTCGTGGAGAGAGTATCGGAAGGCTAGGAGAAAGCCTGCGCCGCCTACCGCCAGGGCAAAGGCCAAGAGTAAAGAGAAGGAGTTGGAGCTCAGTGTTAATATTTGTATTGAAGAACAGTTGCCTGATGATCCTGAAATTCTG GATATTGCAGAATTGCTTCGAGTTAATGTCCCAATGGCAATGAAATTAGGACTCCAAGGGCTGAAAGATTCAGTATATAAAACCAGAGATAATTCAATTACAGATGTTGGCGGTTTTGAGAGTGTTGAATTGTCAGTTCTTCTTTGCAATGATGAGTTCATTTGCAAACTTAACAAAGAATGGCGGGGTGAGGACCATGCTACTGATGTCCTTTCAATGTCTCAACACGTCCCTGAACTGAAGCTTCCAGTA CTGATGTTGGGGGATATCGTAATATCTGTTGAGACAGCTGCAAGACAGGCAGAGGAAAGAGGCCACACCCTTCTGGATGAGATACGCATTCTATTG GTTCATGGGTTGTTGCATCTTCTGGGATTTGACCATGAGATTAGTGATAAGGCAGAAGCTGAAATGGAGAAAGAGGAAGAACATCTTTTGAAGAGTCTTGGGTGGAAGGGGAAAGGATTAATTCAGAGTGCTTATGATGCTGAGACTAATGGAAGTCCTCCTTTGAATTATCCTGATG ACAGGAAGAGAGAAGGAAGCCTTCGATTTTATAGACCAAAGTTTAACTTCATCTTCTGTGACATGGATG GTACTCTGCTGAACAGCGAAAGTCAAGTTAGTACATCAAATGCAACAGCACTAAAAGTGGCCATCTCTAGGGGTGTGAAAATAGTAATTGCCACTGGGAAA ACTCGTCCAGCTGTCATCCGCCTTTTGAAGAAAGTAGATTTGGCTGGAAAAGGCGGAGCCATATCAGAATTTTCTCCAGGCATTTTCCTACAG GGATTGCTTGTATATGGGAGACAGGGCAGGGAAATTTTTCGAAGCAATTTAGATCCAAATGTCTGCAGAGAG GCATCCATGTATTCTCTTAAGCATCAAATTCCTCTTATTGCATTTAGTGAAGATCGTTGCTTAACATTATTTGAGCACCCTCTTGTAGACTCGCTTCATACAGTATATTCTGAGCCAAAG GCAGAGATCATACCTACAGTCGACCAGCTTTTGGCGGGTGGGGATATACAG AAACTGATATTCTTAGACTCCGCCGAGGGAGTGGCTACTACTTTGCGGCCATACTGGGCAGAAGCAACTGGAGATTATGCATCTGTAGTTCAAGCTGTTCCAGATATGCTAGAAATTGTTCCTTCTGGTACGTCAAAGGGAAGAGGAGTAAGATTGCTTCTTGATCATTTGGGTGCTTCCCCAACTGAG
- the LOC113781616 gene encoding receptor-like protein kinase HSL1: MTELTLTFSKIPQLLLHFLLISLPLLVNSQASLTERTILLNLKEKWGNPGTLQSWNSTSSPCSWREINCSGGGTVTGIHLSDKSISGAIPDFICNLKNLASIVLANNLIFQTFPTSLYECSKLQYLDLSQNIFVGDLPPDINRLQKLQYLDISGNNFTGDIPPAIGNLTELKTLFLHSNLFNGTFPAEIGNLSNLEVLAMAYNQFLPAAIPPEFGKLSKAKFIWMAGTNLIGQIPESFSSLTNLEHLDLALNDMDGGIPSGLLLLKNLSVVLLYRNWFSGPIPSVIESLNLTQMDLSINRLTGIIPADVGKLQQLQFLILYSNQLEGEVPASIGLLPGLINFRIFNNKLSGVLPPELGLHSKLEAVEVSNNQFTGNIPENLCAGGTLFGVVAYSNNLNGGIPKSLETCDTLRTIQLHYNGLSGEVPAGIWTLKNMTSVMLSNNSFSGGLPRMVAWSLTRVEIDDNKFSGQIPVEISSWAKLTVFKAGNNMLSGPTPVQLTNLSQLITLTLDGNYLSGGLPSQIISWISLTNLNLSRNDLSGPIPSAIGSLPDLLDLDLSENQLSGSIPPELGSLKLTTLNLSSNRLAGKIPSEFDNMAFERSFLNNSHLCAINLISNLPSCNVKSQRSNKLSPRILAVVLVLVVIAFLVTAVMTLFWKKKQRCDLATWKLTSFQRLDFTEENILSCLTEGNMIGSGGSGKVYKIPVHRPGEYIAVKKIWSSKKLDHKHESEFLAEVQILGSIRHSNIVKLLCCISSEDSKLLVYEYMENHSLDRWLHGKKKKPSSLTTPVQNFVLTWPMRLKIAYGAAQGLCYMHHDCSPPILHRDVKSSNILLDSGFDAKIADFGLAKLLVKKDEPLTMSAVAGSFGYIAPEYAYTTKVNEKTDVYSFGVVLLELVTGREPNGGDEHTSLVEWAWKHYGEGKPIADAIDEEIREQRCLEVMTTVLRLGLVCTNSIPNCRPSMKEILQILHRCTPLEDNGGLKAGCDIAPLLGSAKYLSSYKCRSKKIMNEDDDSFSCGV; this comes from the exons ATGACTGAACTAACCTTGACATTCAGCAAAATACCACAGCTTCTTCTTCATTTCCTCCTAATTTCCCTACCCCTTTTGGTAAATTCGCAAGCGTCACTTACTGAAAGAACGATTCTACTCAACCTCAAAGAGAAGTGGGGCAATCCAGGAACCCTCCAGTCATGGAACTCCACCTCCTCCCCATGCAGCTGGCGAGAAATTAATTGCTCCGGCGGTGGCACGGTCACCGGAATTCACCTCTCAGATAAAAGCATATCCGGAGCAATCCCAGACTTTATTTGCAACCTCAAAAACCTCGCTTCTATTGTTCTTGCTAATAACTTGATCTTCCAAACCTTCCCAACATCTTTGTACGAGTGCTCAAAACTTCAATACTTAGACCTCTCTCAGAACATCTTCGTCGGGGACCTTCCACCAGACATCAACCGCCTCCAGAAACTTCAGTACCTTGATATCAGCGGCAACAACTTCACCGGAGACATCCCACCGGCCATCGGCAACTTGACAGAGTTAAAGACTCTGTTTTTGCATTCAAACTTGTTCAATGGCACATTTCCAGCTGAAATTGGGAACTTATCCAATCTTGAAGTCCTTGCGATGGCGTATAACCAGTTCTTGCCGGCGGCAATCCCACCAGAGTTCGGAAAGCTAAGCAAAGCTAAGTTCATTTGGATGGCGGGTACAAACTTGATTGGCCAAATTCCAGAGAGTTTTAGCAGCCTTACCAATCTTGAGCATTTGGATTTGGCTCTAAATGACATGGATGGCGGAATCCCAAGTGGGCTACTCTTGTTAAAGAACCTGAGcgttgttcttttgtatagaaACTGGTTTTCGGGACCAATTCCATCGGTGATCGAGTCGTTGAATTTGACTCAAATGGATCTTTCCATTAATAGATTGACAGGAATCATACCTGCAGATGTTGGCAAGTTGCAGCAGTTGCAGTTTTTGATTCTGTATTCCAATCAGCTGGAGGGAGAAGTTCCCGCGAGTATTGGCCTACTTCCAGGCCTGATTAATTTTCGCATTTTCAATAACAAATTGAGTGGTGTTTTACCACCAGAATTAGGCCTTCATTCTAAACTTGAAGCTGTTGAAGTTTCTAATAACCAATTCACCGGGAATATACCGGAGAATTTGTGTGCAGGAGGGACTTTGTTTGGTGTGGTCGCCTACTCCAATAATCTAAATGGTGGCATACCAAAGTCGCTTGAAACTTGTGATACTTTGAGAACAATTCAGCTCCATTACAATGGGTTGTCGGGGGAGGTTCCAGCAGGCATTTGGACATTAAAGAACATGACAAGTGTGATGCTGAGTAATAACTCATTTTCAGGTGGGCTTCCGAGGATGGTAGCGTGGAGTTTGACTCGTGTGGAGATCGATGATAACAAGTTTTCTGGTCAAATTCCAGTCGAGATATCGTCTTGGGCGAAATTGACTGTGTTCAAGGCTGGCAACAATATGCTTTCAGGGCCTACTCCAGTTCAGCTGACTAACCTTTCTCAGCTCATCACGCTGACACTTGATGGGAATTATCTTTCCGGTGGACTTCCGTCACAAATAATATCCTGGATTTCTCTTACCAATTTGAATCTCTCAAGGAATGATCTTTCTGGTCCAATTCCATCTGCGATAGGTTCTTTACCTGACCTCCTTGATCTGGACTTATCAGAGAATCAACTTTCCGGTTCAATACCACCAGAATTAGGCAGTTTAAAACTCACCACTTTGAATTTGTCTTCCAATCGACTGGCTGGAAAAATTCCCAGTGAGTTTGATAACATGGCCTTTGAAAGGAGTTTCTTAAATAATTCCCATCTTTGTGCCATTAATTTGATCTCAAATTTACCAAGTTGTAATGTCAAATCACAGCGGTCTAACAAGTTGTCACCAAGAATTCTTGCGGTTGTTCTGGTGCTGGTAGTAATTGCATTCCTAGTTACTGCAGTGATGACCTTGTTTTGGAAGAAGAAGCAAAGATGTGATCTTGCAACATGGAAATTGACCTCATTCCAGAGACTAGATTTTACAGAGGAAAACATCTTGTCCTGTTTGACAGAAGGTAACATGATTGGGAGCGGTGGCTCAGGTAAGGTGTACAAAATCCCAGTGCACCGGCCAGGTGAGTATATTGCTGTTAAGAAAATCTGGAGTAGCAAGAAATTGGATCACAAGCATGAGAGTGAATTTCTTGCTGAGGTTCAGATACTGGGATCGATCAGACATTCTAATATAGTAAAGTTGTTGTGCTGTATTTCAAGTGAAGACTCAAAGCTTCTTGTATACGAGTACATGGAGAACCATAGTCTTGATAGATGGCTACATGGGAAGAAGAAAAAGCCATCTTCACTGACCACTCCAGTTCAAAACTTTGTCTTGACTTGGCCGATGAGGTTGAAAATCGCCTATGGAGCTGCTCAAGGCCTCTGCTACATGCACCATGACTGCAGTCCTCCAATTCTCCATCGAGACGTGAAGTCCAGCAATATCTTGTTGGATTCTGGCTTCGATGCAAAGATAGCTGATTTTGGTCTGGCCAAGCTCTTAGTAAAGAAAGATGAGCCTCTCACAATGTCTGCTGTTGCTGGCTCGTTTGGTTACATTGCCCCAG AGTATGCCTATACAACAAAGGTGAATGAAAAGACTGATGTTTACAGCTTTGGAGTTGTCTTGTTGGAACTGGTGACTGGAAGAGAACCTAATGGTGGGGATGAGCATACAAGCCTTGTAGAATGGGCATGGAAGCATTATGGTGAAGGGAAACCTATAGCTGATGCTATAGACGAGGAGATCAGGGAGCAACGCTGTCTGGAAGTGATGACTACTGTGCTCAGATTGGGGCTTGTATGCACCAACTCAATACCGAATTGTAGGCCTTCCATGAAAGAAATTCTGCAGATTCTCCATCGCTGCACCCCTCTAGAAGATAATGGAGGCCTGAAGGCAGGCTGCGACATTGCTCCTTTACTGGGCAGTGCCAAGTATCTTTCAAGCTACAAGTGCAGGTCTAAGAAGATAATGAATGAAGATGATGACAGCTTCAGCTGCGGTGTCTAA